The following coding sequences are from one Triticum dicoccoides isolate Atlit2015 ecotype Zavitan chromosome 4A, WEW_v2.0, whole genome shotgun sequence window:
- the LOC119287040 gene encoding protein NRT1/ PTR FAMILY 2.11-like — MRGGGGREDEEAGQKLKSMDSGKGMDGGGGGSSGDDDSPHPPRPALKYHGWKAMPFIIGNETFEKLGTLGTSANLLVYLTQVFHMRSVDAATLLNGLNGTTSLAPIVGAFLSDAYLGRYLALAIASVASLIGMFFLTLTAGADSLHPADCGVGEVCEKASSYQLAVLFIAFAFLVIGSAGIRPCSMPFGADQFDPHTESGKRGINSFFNWYYFTFTSAMLVSATVIIYVQSNVNWAIGLGIPTALMFLACVLFFMGTRLYVRVIPEGSPFTTIVQVFAAAFAKRSLKQAKDPKQDLFDPPHTSAIVTKLAHTDQFRCLDKAAMVAAPEEVRSGGGAAADPWRLCTVQQVEEVKCLIRIVPVWSTGIIYYVAVVQQSTYVVFSALQSDRRLGSSFHVPAASFTVFAMLAQTLWIPIYDRLLVPRLRKVTGKDEGFTLLQRQGIGIALSTVAMIISAVVEDRRRDIALNQPNIGTTQTGGGISAMSSFWMVPQLMILGLSEAFNLISQIEFYYKEIPEHMRSVAGALAFCNLALGNYLSGFLTTIVHRTTGGGQNWLAQDLNKGRLDLFYWMIAGIGVFNFVYFMICARWYRFKGTRDA; from the exons atgcgcggcggcggcgggcgggaggACGAGGAGGCCGGGCAGAAGCTCAAGAGCATGGACTCCGGCAAGggcatggacggcggcggcggcggcagcagcggcgacgACGACAGCCCGCACCCGCCCCGGCCGGCCCTCAAGTACCACGGCTGGAAGGCCATGCCCTTCATCATAg GGAACGAGACGTTCGAGAAGCTGGGGACGCTGGGCACGTCGGCGAACCTGCTGGTGTACCTGACGCAGGTGTTCCACATGCGGAGCGTGGACGCCGCGACGCTCCTCAACGGCCTCAACGGCACCACCAGCCTGGCCCCCATCGTCGGCGCCTTCCTCTCCGACGCCTACCTCGGCCGCTACCTCGCGCTCGCCATCGCCTCCGTCGCCTCCCTCATC GGCATGTTCTTCCTGACGCTGACGGCGGGCGCGGACAGCCTGCACCCGGCGGACTGCGGCGTGGGGGAGGTCTGCGAGAAGGCCAGCTCCTACCAGCTCGCCGTCCTCTTCATCGCCTTCGCCTTCCTCGTCATCGGCTCCGCGGGGATCCGGCCGTGCAGCATGCCGTTCGGGGCCGACCAGTTCGACCCGCACACCGAGTCGGGCAAGCGCGGGATCAACAGCTTCTTCAACTGGTACTACTTCACCTTCACCTCCGCCATGCTCGTCTCCGCCACCGTCATCATCTACGTGCAGAGCAACGTCAACTGGGCCATCGGCCTCGGCATCCCCACCGCGCTCATGTTCCTCGCATGCGTGCTCTTCTTCATGGGCACGCGCCTCTACGTGCGCGTCATCCCCGAGGGCTCCCCCTTCACCACCATCGTGCAGGTCTTCGCCGCCGCCTTCGCCAAGCGCTCGCTCAAGCAGGCCAAGGACCCCAAGCAGGACCTGTTCGACCCGCCGCACACCTCCGCCATCGTCACCAAGCTCGCGCACACGGACCAGTTCCGGTGCCTCGACAAGGCCGCCATGGTGGCGGCCCCCGAGGAGGTgcgctccggcggcggcgccgcggCCGACCCCTGGCGGCTCTGCACCGTGCAGCAGGTGGAGGAGGTGAAATGCCTCATCCGCATCGTGCCCGTCTGGTCCACCGGGATCATCTACTACGTGGCCGTGGTGCAGCAGTCCACCTACGTCGTCTTCTCCGCGCTGCAGTCCGACCGCCGCCTCGGCAGCAGCTTCCACGTGCCCGCGGCGTCCTTCACCGTCTTCGCCATGCTCGCGCAGACGCTCTGGATCCCCATCTACGACCGCCTCCTCGTGCCGCGCCTCCGCAAGGTGACCGGCAAGGACGAGGGCTTCACGCTGCTCCAGCGCCAGGGCATCGGGATCGCGCTCTCCACCGTGGCCATGATCATCTCCGCCGTCGTCGAGGACCGGCGCAGGGACATCGCGCTCAACCAGCCCAACATCGGCACCACGCAGACCGGCGGCGGCATCTCCGCCATGTCCAGCTTCTGGATGGTGCCGCAGCTCATGATCCTCGGCCTCTCCGAGGCCTTCAACCTCATCAGCCAGATCGAGTTCTACTACAAGGAGATCCCGGAGCACATGAGGAGCGTCGCCGGCGCGCTCGCCTTCTGCAACCTCGCGCTCGGGAACTACCTCAGCGGCTTCCTGACGACGATCGTGCACCGGACCACGGGGGGCGGCCAGAACTGGCTGGCGCAGGACCTCAACAAGGGCAGGCTCGACCTCTTCTACTGGATGATCGCCGGCATCGGCGTCTTCAACTTCGTCTACTTCATGATCTGTGCCAGGTGGTACAGGTTCAAGGGGACCAGAGATGCTTGA